A genomic window from Arthrobacter globiformis includes:
- the chvE gene encoding multiple monosaccharide ABC transporter substrate-binding protein, whose translation MRIKKLLGAVAVVLAVTVGATGCGSRPGAATNSSSADAAGALVGISMPTQTSERWIADGKNVSASLTKLGYKTDLQYANDDIPTQVSQIENMLTKGAKSLIIAAIDGTTLTDVLAKAKEQNVKVIAYDRLINGTPNVDYYTTFDNYEVGVQQATSLLTGLGLVDASGKKVEGKGPFNVELFAGSPDDNNANFFWTGAMDTLKPYLDAGTLKVPSGQTKFEQAAILRWQAATAQKRMEDILTAAYGSGKKLDGVLSPYDGLSIGIISALTSTGGYSKGALPVVTGQDAEKGSVKSIVAGEQYSTIFKDTRKLGEQAVKMVDAVLKGQQPETNDTETYNNKVKVVPAFLLKSVIVTKDNYKQELIDSGYYTDADIK comes from the coding sequence GTGAGAATCAAGAAACTCCTGGGCGCCGTCGCCGTCGTCCTGGCTGTTACGGTGGGGGCCACCGGCTGCGGCAGCCGTCCCGGCGCCGCCACCAACTCCAGCAGCGCCGACGCTGCCGGTGCCCTGGTGGGAATCTCCATGCCGACGCAGACGTCGGAACGCTGGATCGCGGACGGCAAGAACGTCTCCGCATCCCTGACCAAGCTCGGCTACAAGACGGACCTGCAGTACGCCAACGACGACATTCCCACCCAGGTCTCGCAGATCGAGAACATGCTGACCAAGGGCGCCAAGTCCCTGATCATCGCCGCCATCGACGGCACTACGCTGACGGATGTCCTGGCCAAGGCCAAGGAACAGAACGTCAAGGTCATCGCCTACGACCGGCTGATCAACGGCACCCCAAATGTGGACTACTACACCACCTTCGACAACTATGAAGTGGGCGTCCAGCAGGCCACCTCGCTGCTGACCGGGCTTGGCCTGGTGGACGCCTCCGGCAAGAAGGTCGAGGGCAAGGGCCCCTTCAACGTGGAACTCTTCGCGGGCAGCCCCGACGACAACAACGCCAACTTCTTCTGGACCGGCGCCATGGACACCCTGAAGCCGTACCTGGATGCCGGCACCCTCAAGGTGCCCAGCGGCCAGACCAAGTTTGAGCAGGCTGCCATCCTGCGCTGGCAGGCGGCAACCGCCCAGAAGCGGATGGAAGACATCCTCACCGCCGCTTACGGTTCAGGCAAGAAGCTCGACGGCGTGCTGTCGCCCTATGACGGCCTCTCCATCGGCATCATCTCGGCCCTGACCAGCACCGGCGGCTACTCCAAGGGCGCCCTGCCGGTCGTGACCGGCCAGGACGCGGAAAAGGGCTCGGTGAAGTCCATCGTTGCCGGCGAGCAGTACTCCACGATCTTCAAGGACACCCGCAAGCTCGGCGAGCAGGCCGTGAAGATGGTGGACGCGGTCCTGAAGGGCCAGCAGCCCGAGACCAATGACACCGAGACCTACAACAACAAGGTCAAGGTTGTCCCGGCCTTCCTGCTGAAGTCCGTGATCGTCACCAAGGACAATTACAAGCAGGAACTCATCGACTCCGGTTACTACACCGACGCCGACATCAAGTAG
- a CDS encoding DMT family transporter gives MKAVLGRFNGPLLGALFVLAASALWGTTGTVATFAPSVSPLAIGAVAMGVGGLLQALYAVQPIASQWGSLRGRWLLVSLGAGAVAVYPLAFYSSMHLAGVALGTVVSIGSAPLASAIIERLAERKVLTRRWMLGALIGVAGAGLLCFAGGGAERPGALAEHWAAPTGIVLGLLAGVTYALYSWAAHRLISGGVSSRAAMGAVFGLGGVLLMPVLAVTGGPLLESWGNFTVGAYMALVPMFAGYVLFGWGLARVRASTATGLSLMETVVAAVLAVVVVGERLPALGWLGVVMVLASLFVLTPRQPARPQPGG, from the coding sequence GTGAAAGCGGTGCTTGGCCGATTCAACGGGCCCCTCCTGGGTGCGCTTTTTGTTCTGGCCGCGTCGGCGCTTTGGGGTACGACCGGAACCGTCGCCACGTTCGCGCCGTCGGTGAGTCCGCTGGCTATCGGTGCCGTGGCGATGGGCGTGGGCGGATTGCTGCAGGCGCTGTACGCGGTGCAGCCGATTGCAAGCCAGTGGGGCAGCCTCCGCGGCCGGTGGCTGCTTGTTTCCCTGGGTGCTGGCGCGGTGGCCGTGTACCCCCTTGCCTTCTACAGCTCCATGCACCTGGCTGGCGTGGCGCTCGGAACGGTGGTCTCGATCGGCTCGGCCCCTCTGGCTTCGGCCATCATCGAGCGGCTGGCGGAGCGCAAAGTCCTGACCCGCCGCTGGATGCTCGGCGCGCTGATCGGGGTGGCGGGCGCCGGACTGCTGTGCTTTGCCGGTGGCGGTGCGGAACGCCCGGGTGCCCTTGCTGAACACTGGGCCGCGCCGACGGGAATCGTTCTGGGGCTCCTGGCAGGCGTCACCTATGCCTTGTACTCGTGGGCGGCCCACCGCCTGATCAGCGGCGGAGTGTCATCCCGCGCCGCCATGGGTGCGGTGTTCGGGCTGGGCGGAGTGCTCCTGATGCCAGTGCTCGCCGTGACCGGCGGGCCGCTCCTTGAGTCCTGGGGCAATTTCACCGTGGGTGCCTATATGGCGCTTGTCCCGATGTTCGCCGGCTACGTCCTGTTCGGTTGGGGACTGGCGCGCGTCCGCGCGAGCACCGCAACGGGCCTTTCCCTTATGGAGACCGTTGTCGCCGCCGTGTTGGCGGTTGTGGTGGTGGGGGAGCGGTTGCCTGCGCTGGGATGGCTCGGCGTCGTCATGGTGCTGGCGAGCC